Genomic window (Culex pipiens pallens isolate TS chromosome 3, TS_CPP_V2, whole genome shotgun sequence):
CTGTTGTCTTCGATGAGGTTGTCTTGACAACAGTTTGGCTTCCGGACGTCTTTGATCCTGAGGAAGTCTTAGTTCCAGTCGTCTGCCCTCCAGTTGTTTTTGTAGAGGTTGTCTTGGCAACAGTTTGGCTTCCAGACGCAGATTTGGTCTGACCTCCAGATGTCTTAGTCAAGGTCGTCAAGGTTACAGTTTGATCGGTAGTTTGGGATCCCGTGCAGATACATTTTCCATCGGCAGACATTACTCCAACAGAAATTGGTGCAGTTTGGCTACCCGATGTGGCTTTTCCAACAGTTGTCTTCGTCGAAGTGGTCTTAACGACATTCTGACTTCCGGTAGACTTTGTTTGAGCTCCAGTTCCGGTTGTCGAGGTAGTCTTGACAACGGTGCTTCCTCCAGATTTCTGCGACGTCGTTTGGCTTCCAGTTGACGTGGTTTGTCCTCCGGTTATCTTTGTCGAAGTCATCTTGACAACCTTTTGGCTTCCAGTTGACTTTGTTTGAGCTCCGGTGCTTTGTCCTCCAGTTGTCTTTGTCGAGGTAGTCTTGACGATGGTGCTTCCTCCAGTAGTTTTGACTCCTCCCGACTTCTGTGAAGTAGTTTGGCTGGACGTGGTTTTAGTCGAGGTAGTCTTGACAACCTGTTGGCTTCCAGTCGACTTTGTTTGAGCTCCGGTACTTTGTCCTCCAGTTGTCTTCGTCGAAGTAGTCTTGACAACGGTGCTTCCTCCAGATTTCTGCGATGCCGTTTGGCTTCCAGTGGACGTGGTCTGTCCCCCGGTTGTCTTTGTCGAGGTGGTCTTGACTACCTTTTGGCTTCCAGTTGACTTAGTTTGAGCTCCAGAGGAAGTGCTTTGTCCTCCAGTTGTGGTGGTCGAAGTTGTCTTGACAACATCTTGGCTTCCCGTAGACTTCTTTTGAGCCCCAGTGGTTTTAGTCGAGGTGGACTTTACAACGGTGTGTCCGTTGTTAGACTTCTCTCCTCCAGATTGCTGCGAAGAAGATTGGCTGGCGGTGGTCTTGGTGGAAGTAGTTTTGACAACATTCTGGCTTCCAGCTGTCTTTGCTTGACCTCCTTCATTAGTCTTAGTAGAAGTAGTCTTGACAACGGTGCGGCCGTTGTTGGATTTCTCTCCTTCGGAAGTTTTCGAGGACGATTGTGTTCCTGTTGTCCTCGACTGCGTAGTTGTTGTAACGGTTTGACTTCCGGTTGCCTTCGAAGCTTGCGCTCCAGAAGATTGTCCGCCAGTTGTCTTCGTCGAGGTGGTTGTGGTGGTTCGGCTTCCGGTAGATCCAGCGGTGGAAGACGCTGATCCAGAAGTTTTCGTTTCTTCTGTTGTCTTCGAGGAAGTGGAAGTTGAGGATTTGCTCTCCGATGTCTTAGTTCCAGAGGATGCGGCTTGTCCTCCAGTTGTCTTCGTGGCAGTGGTAGTTACGGTTTGAGTTCCAGTTGATTTAGCTGCTCCCGACGAGGCTTGGCTACCGCTGGAAGAGGACTGACCTCCTGTGGTCTGTGTCGAGGTGGTAGTTGTAACCGTTTTGCTTCCCGATGATCCTGCAGAAGATGCAGACTGTCCTCCAGTAGTTGTTTTCGAAGAAGTTTGAGATCCGGTGGTAGACGTCTGTCCTCCGACGGTTTTCGTTGAAGTCCTCTTAACAACGGTACGTCCACCGCTGGTTTTCGCAGCTCCAGACGAGGAGGAGGAAGCTTGTCCTCCCGTGGTCTTAGTCGAAGTTGTTACGACAGTCTGGCTTCCAGACGACTTTGTCGTCTGTGCTCCACCGGACAAACTCTGTCCTCCGGTTGTCTTCGTTGATGTCACGGTTTGACTACCGGTGGACGTGGACCCACCTGAGGTCTGCGAGGAAGAAGCGGTTTGTCCTCCGGTAGTCTTGGTAGAAGTGGTCGTTACGACGGTTTGTCCACCGGCGCCTCCCGCATTTCCCGATGACTGGCTAGAGCTGGACTCTTCGTACGTGGTTATGACGGGATCGCTGTACTCGGTGTATTCGGTGTACTCGATGGTTTCCACAACCGTTCCATCATTGGACGTGGTTTGGGGAGCAGGATTCGCGATGCCACTGGTGATGGCCAGGGCCAGAAAAGATAGCAGAAGGATGCTCTTCATCTTGAACGATGCGAGCTGCCTGTTGGATGAGTTGTGGCGGAGTTTGTCTTTTATACTAAACTCTGTGGTCTACAAAAGGTGGTTTTTCGCACAagtgtttttgaagtttttgcatcGTTTTTCACAACGCAATATTTTTGTCTGTAGCGTGACTTGTAGGTTTTTGAAGGCTGTCTCAAGTTTGATCTCAACAATGATTTCAATTGTTAATAATACATGCGctcattttattcacatttgATATAAGGGTCTTGAAACAGTCACAAATTGAAACATTGCGCAACGTACCTAAAAAAGTATAGAGTTTCATTGTTTGTACAAGTTGaggatttcaattaatttattgaTTGAGTAATTTTACGCATCTCAGAACTGGGTTGCAATGTTTTAATAGAATGATCATTGTTTGCTGAACTATGACATGTGTCCTTATCAATAATTTGAGCCTAGTAAGGGTTATTCATAAAtaactcgatttttttaaatttcaagatcCCCCCATGGATATCCCCCCATTGCATGGAGTGTGGACAATCGGCATACCCTCCCCCCCTGTCTTTGTCCAAAGTATCGACGTGGTTTTCGGATGTCCCCTATACAAGAATACAAAACAGAAGGTGACGATTTAatgcatacaaattttgtttataattcaatataaaaaaggttttataaaaataagctGTGTGATTAATCAtgataaatcaaaatcaaaccatccactttaatgacccccaggtcttttgtggtctctactACAAGATTCTGCTCGAATCTAGGAGTCCAACGGCTTGATTGGGGAGAGCATTTAAACCGTTTTCTACTCCATTTTTAGCGATAACCATCCTAAAATACAGAAAGCCCAGTTTAACAGAGTTACTCCGGACAAAGACAATGCTACATTGTCTACCTTAAACACGTTTTGCAGCTCTGCTGACACTTGTTGTCTATATTAAAAATAGAATGAACTTACTGTTTTACTGTACAAAAGAGGTATAAATTGCAGATCAATTCTTAGTCCATCAGTCAGTtatcaaaaacaattcaaattggTAGAACTTTAACGTAAAATAgccaaaaactgtttttaaggAAAACATGTAGGTTATACAgataaaaaaactcatttcataATAACTTTAAACATTTCTTTACATTAGATTGCACAACAACTTCACttcgagcttccgtggccgtgaggttacgggtttcgccttgtaagcggaaggtgatgggttcgattcctgtctggctcggcaaagtcagatcccttcaaagagtaattctactcactgggaatactgaccggtaggggatgggtttcgactagcggcgtgctgggattccaatccagaggtcgtgagttcgattctggtaccgggatgatgaagtttaaaaaaaaagtgttttgtttgtggttccaaaagcttttttttttctaaaaatcccgAAAGTATCccaattgattaaaaatatttaaacttacatttgaaaatgcattcttAAAAGGTAACAGTTGACTTTACAAGCTTTAtcaacgaaatttttaaaatattttatatttgtatttgctcttattttttgtaaaaatttcgaAAGGATTGCAATAACATgacataaattttcaatttcagaaaaaaatgtaattgtaaaatttcaactaagatatttaaaaaaaatgaaaatggtaTTATAGTTATTGAAGTTATTTCCAAAATGTAGTGTaactatttgaaaaatcattttcccaaaatctACACAACCTCCAAAACTGTAAATCATTTTCTAAATATATTGTTAGCACTGTTAACTTAGCAGTatcttaaatcaaaaaatttattttctgaaaCATTTATCACGGAATCCTGTTATGTAacatattcataaaaatattgtaaaacttAGGCTTAAGTTCTGACCTTTAAGGTCAGCATTTTTAGTTTCACATAACCTTTTCAATGTTAGGCTACGTTTTTCaacttcaaactattttttcttaagAGTCTAATACATCACTTTTCATTTGCCTCCAAAAGAGCTCAAGTCGGTTGAAATGGCTGCCGTTTTGTATTCCAATAAAagaaaattatgttaaaatCGAAGAAAATGGCCTTTTTCgcaccaccctaacacggtgtaggtcacttAAATAGCCAACTATAACAAAACGGGACTAATTATTTTAGTTACTGGATCCCTTAGATCAAACTTGGGTCCAAtcggatattttatttttcaaatttgccgttttcgtggggaatatctaaataaacataaatacaGGCCTGGAGTTTGAAAACATATAGTTGAAAGTTAAGAATATTAAGAACCAAACTTAAATTATAGGTTAAACTTAAActgaaataattaattaaatataatcAAAATGTTTTTCCCTATTGAGGAGgtcgttgtttttttgtttttgtattgttttttatcttgattggtttaagttttttttctgtatttggTCTCAACTATTGCATAGACTCCTATTTGctgttttacaaaattttccagtcactttttcaatttttggggTGTTTATCACAATTTTTATATGTTCTTGAAAATTAGGTATTGAGTCGCAAAAtcagtccgaaaaatcagggagcaaatttttttttttcaagaaacttacaaatataaatataaataaaaatacaagtCTTTCGgtttaatttgaaatgcatttttctgcatttgaAATCATACTTAGCATCTCTGGGatcgattcaaaatatttggatttttgtcAAGAACCATTtacagtacacagaaaaaaaataatggtaatattgatcaggaaattcaggaaaagatttattttgccccaaaaaatgatgaattttcatccgTTTTTGATGAATGTTCATCAGGTTctcattttacaatttttttttgtaatattacccaaaaaaagaggtaatattcaacctaccaaatttccaacattccataattcaactttttttttctgtgtactgcaaaaagtttttattttggcgAAAAAAACATTCGTATACttagataatttgaaaaaatatccatCGCATCACATcgcattttaaacaatttttttcatacaaatatttcagtgtttatatttattaattttttgtaaaaattgaaacaaatattaATACATTCCAAATTTTTAGATCTAAACCCGTCTTGAGGTTGGGCTGAGTCTTAGAGactgaaaatagtgtttttgaaaataaccgaaaagttgttatttttataacttttctcttaaaaaaatacaagaatgaaaaaaaattattgaaccaTGGAATTATTCACGAgctcaaaactttaaataacgCGGATTTTCCGCAAGCTTCAGCGCATAAATAAGAACGTCACTGTTCTGACATTTGCTAAATAGTGCAAATAAAATCGTAATAGCGGTACGCGACTGCTTCTGCGGAACAGTCCCGTCAAGCAAGATGCAGAATTGCAGCGCTGCACGACTCTTccactctgaaaaaaaaatgttggttattatgaaataaatgttttatgtttgaaaaatgtagagtGGTGTAAACTAGATTGTTTttcttatgcaaaaactttcatAACACAAATGAATCTAAATTGTTTAGCCtctacagaaaatttattcctAGAGTGCAACTCGCACAAGTCAAGAAATTGTCCCACCGCGCATGGTTGGGGAATGTGGTTGATGAcagccaaaaaaaaaggaacaaaaaaaaagcgttGCAAAAGAATTGAGCGTCGCGTCAAAAATATGGCCCCATAAATCAACATCTGCTGGCAGCACTGGCTGCGCAGCTGTCTTCGCTGGCTGACGCGGGATTTGACTCATGGAAATTTTACAACTGTGGTGTGCTGCAGTTCATGGAGTTGAGTTGCATCCGCTGCGTTGAACAGcattcttgaaaatttaatcaaggTTACTCAAGGGGTAAATTCGTCTTGCTCTTGGGTGATGAAACGGCACCATGTGATGAGACACCATTCAAGGTCGTTTCGAACGGGAGTTATTTTGAGGATATTGCAGTTATATTtggatttcttttaatttttatttaagattGATAAATGAGCGTAACAAAAAAACAGTATTAAATTCCCTTAGATCTGACCTTTTCGGTCCACGATTGACACGGCAGACTTGGCTTGCCATTAGCAGAAACTGGGTCAAAAGTTCCCAGCCAGCGCTGCCGTCCCCTCGGGGCCTGGCGATTTCCCTGTCCTTGCAAATGCACTCCTTCAGAATCCGTTTCGAAGAGCTTCgaaatacagtatgtaaaaaaagtatttacaccccttgggcactatgcacattttgtgatgaaacatctaaacaatttaatgttgacagaaacctagtactacgttttgttcagaaactcatgccagacattttgctacaaaaaactcatgaaaagatgatttctataaaaagttatataacaaatactattacgaaactaaaaaaggtgcaaaaaaagtttgtacacctttcgaaaaattaacataaataatgttatttgttgacaaattaccataaatccagtctcccaacttcaaataggcatccttgactgattaaaaaaataatttggattgaatataaagtttactaactacttagtataaaagtttatataactctggaaattctatataaaacttatctaaacttaattttgcaaacttttaattcaactaaatgtcaatatattaccatagaattgctaaataaacattttggagtgggtataacaccgttttgggggtatttgtatcgatagaatagatttttcgttggaatttcgtaccaacccggaattacgtcgtcggaaaatccgccggcatccgaaccggtccaaaattcacaagtcaacctatgtggcatcggaaagggcataaaatttccgatcttttgatacccatacatctaggttttctataaaatccacgtttttaaatacctaagcaaaaacgttgttatggttttgtttgagcaatctgccaaaaatgtacggaatttcgtaatttttgttctcgtggatcaaacttactttttgcccaggtatttaaaaacgtgggttttgtagaaaacctagatgtatgggtatcaaaaaatcggaaattttatgccctttccgatgccacataggttgacttaagaattgtggaccggttcggatgccggcggattttcctacgacgtaattacgggttggtacgaaattccaacgaaaaatctattctatcgatacaaatacccccaaaacggtgttatacccactccaaaatgtttatttagcaattctatggtaatatattgacttttagttgaattaaaagtttacaaaattaagtttagataagttttatatagaatttcgagagttatataaacttttatactaagtagttagtaaactttatattcaatccaaattatttttttaatcagtcaaaatgcctatttggagttgagagactggattcatggtgatttgtcaacaaataacattatttatgatattttttcgaaaggtgtacaaactttttttgcaccttttttattttcgtaatagtatttgttatataactttttatagaaatcatcttttcatgagctgtttgtagcaaaatgtatggcatgagtttctgaacaaaacgtagtactaggttcctgtcaaactttaaattttttacatgtttcatcacaaaatgtgcatagtgcttaaggggtgtaaatactttttttacatactgtagatcAAACGAAAAGCTCGAGAAGTGTGGCTTAACGAAAGTGATTTTGAcacaataatttgaaattgtttttctttgatttcgtcgatttctcagtCTCGCTTCTCTCGGCTGACGGAGGTGCCTCCGGGTGCACTTTATCGTGTACCACCGGTGCCACTTTCGTTTGAACTGGTGGAAATAAAAGCATCGGATCAATCTACTTAGAAGTGTTGAAAGTTGTTGAATTTGATAAGAAAAAGAGGTTAGAAGGTTTTATTGTAccataaattaacataaatgactgaaaaagtaaaatcataaatttcaaagatttgttGGAGACATTTACATTTTTCCTCGTGTAGAACCATATACAAACCATCTGTACAAGAGACGAAACAAACGATTCTTTTTTAATCGGAAATGAAACTTTCTCAGCCTCAGCTTCTGCAGTTGCACGCAAATTTGAGACGAGAAATAGCCCTACGAAGTTTTCCACAGATTTCCACAAATTTCGAAAGGCAATCCACACCGATCCACTTTATTTTTTCCCGATCTCCATAGCAGTCCACTTGCCTTAGCAATGAAAAGTCTTCTAGCCCAAAGCGATTGATTCTTTTTACTCAATGGCAaggacaaaaacaaacataaaactaTGCTGCACAATTTCTAGTGGAAAGAACGACTTCCTGGCTGATCCTGTTGCCAGTGGAAATGCATTGACAATCtccatttgaaaatattgaaatatcagCTTGCTAGAGGGCATTTGTGCACTTTATCACGGTGTCAAGCTTGTGATACCATTTGAGTGGGGCTGGACAAAAGCAATCATTTGTGATTGGTTTGTGACTCGATTGAAAGTTCTTTCAgggattttatttgatttgatatgCAAGAAATGGCACAATTTTGAAATTGGGGTGATTGTTTCCAGTTGCAATATTATCCGAATTCTCAATTATTCGGAGTTTCGATTAATCAAAatccatccacattaacgacccccaggtcttttgtgagGTATTTGTTTTCCTACAATGAACCCCCTTTATTTTGATCAATATTGAGCAGTTCCTGGTTTTTCAGCAAAGTTccttaaatttatattattttgacTTACCGAAATTAAATAATCAATCAAAAAGTGATAAGATCCTATcccgtatgtttggcaggtttagCACTCGCCTTGAACTCCATAAAATGTggtgattttcactatttaaacattttttttgttaaacttgcttgctcacttcctatttaGCTAATTATTActcaatttcagttaaaaatgctttttaggAGCATTAATTGaacatcaaagtgctgatatggcaacattagagtcATGATGGAGTTAGTTTCTGTTCCCCTagttaatttaatattaaaaatagcatttcttgttttgttgtgaaaatgctactGACATTGGCTGACTTCCAAGGTtgataacgataaaattatcgaggttcgataacgataacgatagttctatcgttatcgtcgggacgataacgataatctatcattatcgttatcgtttttccgataattctatcggcgataattttgtCGACGATAACGAACGATAAcataaatttaatatatttcttaaatgagcatgagcatggttgactgccaatgagctgctactccgttattgaccgatcatctgaagttaaacaatgaattaaaaatgatcagtgggagccaaccatccgttcactgtttaacctctgaagatccctactttattagtcaataccggcgccctcccaagaagcctgcagttcaacgaaagggaggaatgttagtccgatagttgaagttgcagactcatcaagcacacagtttttggctatacttgttgataccgcttgagaccgttgaatccacagcatctccttcaagcatcacgtgattattatttttttgagttagtaggataaggtattggcttttcgatgcctcccgagctacgatgctatggggaggattttcataacagacccgtcggcgagccttccaagcaacgatgctatgggaaggtctttttggttaacacacaaagtcactcacacacaattatttcactccactattaattaatccaaaatggcagtgcgtctttcgatcattatatagaaatggcttattcccctaaaaaaataaaaccttattcaaaaaactatacacaatttacccgacgccgtgccctccgatcaacgatgatataggaagggctttgaaaatcacaaaacaattaattaagatcaccaaaaacaatcacaaaaaacaccaattactccacgaaaattacgctcaagacacaaataattcagtgagtcatgctattattcgattaccacaatcactcactccatacgaacagcgacacaaaagcactcaaaaaaattaacctgcataatcacgacttcgcgtccccacttccagcgcactaatcataaatttaatatatttcttaaATTGACCTAAACCAGCCAAATTATGATGAATTTTTAAGCTTCCTCTaagttgggaaatattttttttgttgatattatAAGAACTTCGATACATactgaaattttacaaattactgtaatttaaaaaaaactatttttttttaattcgcagtatggatatcaaacgattaGAAATTGTGAAtgaattttaactgttttagagatttttgaatgaaatactaaaattttcacaaaatacgacattttctcgaaaaaactatttttttttaatttgcattatgggtatcaaataattcaaaattttgcttgaattttcaCTGTTTCAGATACTAACATTTTCGCAAAATACCTtactttctcgaaaatactaaaattttcattattcgcaatatgggtatcaaacgatttgagattttttatgcatttcaactgttttagagatttttgaatgaaatgatcaaatttttacaaaatacgacattttctcgaaagtactctttttttttcttttttcgtttcaaacgattcgaaattttgaatgcattttcactgttttagagttttttgactaaaattttcacaaaatacactaTTTGCTCTTAAACACTActacattttctcaaaaaactcttttttttaattcttaatatgggtatcgaacgattcgaaattttgtatatattttaattgttttaaagatttttgaacgaaatacaaaatttttcacaaaatacggcattttctcgaaaatactcaattttttattatttgcataATGGGTATCATAGGAtgtgaaattattattattattactcaaattttcacagaatgcgacattttctaaaaaaaatctttttttttaattcgtaatACGGGTATTaatcgattcgaaattttgaatgcattttcactgtttcagggtttttgaataaaattcaaaaatatcacaaaataccatattttctctaaaatactaaaatagtgaaaaaacaggaaaaattttGCATCCTATCAATATGGGGAtaaacccatattgcgaattttaaagaattgagTATTATGTATaagaaaaaacagtattttgtgaaaagtttagtttttcattaaaaaaaactctaatacagtagaaatgcatgcaaaatttcgaatcgtttgatacccatatggcaaattataaaaatttgggtattttcgagacactacggtattttgtgaaaattttagtatttcattcaaaaagctCTAAATCAGTGGaaattcatgcaaaatttcgaatcgttcgatacccaaattacaaaaattttagtacttaaaaa
Coding sequences:
- the LOC120430502 gene encoding mucin-22-like, with amino-acid sequence MKSILLLSFLALAITSGIANPAPQTTSNDGTVVETIEYTEYTEYSDPVITTYEESSSSQSSGNAGGAGGQTVVTTTSTKTTGGQTASSSQTSGGSTSTGSQTVTSTKTTGGQSLSGGAQTTKSSGSQTVVTTSTKTTGGQASSSSSGAAKTSGGRTVVKRTSTKTVGGQTSTTGSQTSSKTTTGGQSASSAGSSGSKTVTTTTSTQTTGGQSSSSGSQASSGAAKSTGTQTVTTTATKTTGGQAASSGTKTSESKSSTSTSSKTTEETKTSGSASSTAGSTGSRTTTTTSTKTTGGQSSGAQASKATGSQTVTTTTQSRTTGTQSSSKTSEGEKSNNGRTVVKTTSTKTNEGGQAKTAGSQNVVKTTSTKTTASQSSSQQSGGEKSNNGHTVVKSTSTKTTGAQKKSTGSQDVVKTTSTTTTGGQSTSSGAQTKSTGSQKVVKTTSTKTTGGQTTSTGSQTASQKSGGSTVVKTTSTKTTGGQSTGAQTKSTGSQQVVKTTSTKTTSSQTTSQKSGGVKTTGGSTIVKTTSTKTTGGQSTGAQTKSTGSQKVVKMTSTKITGGQTTSTGSQTTSQKSGGSTVVKTTSTTGTGAQTKSTGSQNVVKTTSTKTTVGKATSGSQTAPISVGVMSADGKCICTGSQTTDQTVTLTTLTKTSGGQTKSASGSQTVAKTTSTKTTGGQTTGTKTSSGSKTSGSQTVVKTTSSKTTGGQTAGTKTSSGSKTSGSQTVAKTTSTKTTGGQTTETKTSSGSKSTGSQTVVKKTSSKTTGGQATATKTSGSQSIVKTTSTKSTGGQTAGTKTSSGSKTSGSQTVVKTTSSKTTGGQTAGTKTSSGSKTSGSQTVTKTTSTQSTGGQATGTKTSSGTKTSGSQTVVKTTSTQTTGGQATSTASKSSGSKTASKTTLLKSSGGQTTGAKTSVSTQTTGGQSSVGTQTSKVSSNQKRQVVVRKVAKKKSKSQGRKHSGEKHGRRHSKGRKHHGKQQFGSSEEIEQFETSNVQQRQTSGGMRATNVRSQGRREEHHGGKHGKSSQSFTSGARKLVKGGKREENHGGSHESASGSFALKQSSQGSRVVKKSSAGMRKSEGGSHESRSMKQSSGGMKIVRASGGSASQSGQAFAQKSGGKRSSGSQTVVVSQSSGGSAASMGGMRSSGSQTVTKTSSSSSKMAGGNSASSGAQSSSQSNGGDTYETYETFEETVYTSE